A part of Rhopalosiphum maidis isolate BTI-1 chromosome 3, ASM367621v3, whole genome shotgun sequence genomic DNA contains:
- the LOC113557171 gene encoding uncharacterized protein LOC113557171 — protein sequence MLKHVHRAKCADTLSIVSTASSFNHEPMSSRCSSVSSLNISNPVDTIKVYTKCLRSDLEYKTLGLAYTTTCSEVISILLNKYRMRHRDPNLFFMTMEINLRKIGLRTVFVLDNESCPAVLQSCHPRGESRFCLQSKKGGLVKVYDGELMPGSKYKSLLISERTTVDELIRILLNCYNSKEQVEQFSLYELSKSEEYQRKLHHDDIPLNVQCCWPLNSDYIFIIKRNPNYKSKQVQTIWTEHHHQEEEASTNEYENFIYI from the exons ATGTTGAAACACGTGCACCGAGCAAAATGTGCCGACACACTTAGCATTGTGTCTACAGCAAGTTCTTTTAACCATGAGCCAATGTCTAGTAGATGTTCAAGTGTATCGTCGTTGAACATTTCAAATCCAGTT GATACAATCAAAGTGTATACAAAGTGTTTGCGTTCCGACCTCGAGTACAAAACACTTGGACTGGCTTATACGACGACTTGCAGTGAAGTGATATCTATTCTGCTCAATAAATACCGAATGCGTCACAGAGAcccaaatttgtttttcatgaCTATGGAAATAAATCTAAGGAAAATCG gacTCAGAACTGTATTCGTCCTGGATAACGAATCATGTCCTGCCGTGTTGCAGTCATGTCACCCCAGAGGAGAATCGAG GTTTTGCTTGCAATCCAAAAAAGGTGGCCTTGTGAAGGTTTATGACGGCGAATTGATGCCTGGG tCCAAGTATAAAAGCCTATTGATTTCTGAACGTACGACCGTCGACGAGTTGATCAGAATATTACTTAACTGTTATAATAGCAAAGAGCAAGTCGAACAGTTTTCGTTGTACGag ttatcgAAATCCGAAGAATACCAACGCAAACTCCACCACGATGATATACCATTGAACGTGCAATGTTGTTGGCCGCTTAATAGTGACTACATTTTCATCATTAAAAGGAATCCAAATTATAAGTCGAAACAA gtgCAGACGATTTGGACCGAACATCACCATCAAGAAGAAGAAGCTTCAACGAACGAATacgaaaattttatttatatataa